The nucleotide sequence CGGAGGGTCTCCTCGAGGGGTTCTGGGTGCACAGCCTAGAGCACGGATACATCGTGCTGGCGTACCGGCCTCCGGTGTCGCCGGATCAGATCCAGCAGTTCCAGGAGATGGTGCGAAGTTTTCCCAAGAGCAAGTACGGCTACGCGAAGTTGGTGATCGTCCCCTACAAGGACATGGAGCACCCGTACGCGGTGCTCGCGTGGACCTGGCGGTTGTGGCTGGATCAGTTTGACCGCGAAAAGATCGTGGAGTTCTACCGCGCCCACGTCGATCATGGCCCCGAAGACATTCCGTAACGGCTACTGCATCGCGCGGGTCGCGCCGCCGTCGATGGTGATCGTCGTGCCGGTGATGTAGCTCGCCTGATCGGAGGCCAGGAACACGGCCATATTGGCGAACTCCCGCGGATCGCCGTAGCGTCC is from bacterium and encodes:
- a CDS encoding DUF3105 domain-containing protein, producing the protein MPERTAQARTGVRPGSRRRRQPAWIWWSVGVAALVVIGGGAWWALSSRTAAQGGPTLQGERVPYEGNTHVPMGSDIKYRAHPPASGDHYPTPAPRGVYPEGLLEGFWVHSLEHGYIVLAYRPPVSPDQIQQFQEMVRSFPKSKYGYAKLVIVPYKDMEHPYAVLAWTWRLWLDQFDREKIVEFYRAHVDHGPEDIP